Proteins encoded within one genomic window of Bombus vancouverensis nearcticus chromosome 4, iyBomVanc1_principal, whole genome shotgun sequence:
- the ush gene encoding zinc finger protein ush isoform X3 yields the protein MSILLWRQRRGSQLRAETTLSLTREDEEWSDSEKTPSVSSGVEGGGSAVSSPIAPVVEEESSLPPPPRLNPPSSSVAIANSAVEDIRLRLSVLPEDARKRLASLTEDIEVARSLRDRHVTPRSNRTRESSPKDTDEESNLVMVKEEDCQPRSSSSSSSSTRRRESMCRRDSEDSSRRSNTDDPPTEKKLKLDDEAAPRLRLNPSLATDPALRPAAVVALTVKPENTSPPNPVPPLPAGLQNGRLFVLPTDGKETITVEPARPAPLFCPPCGIRFSSASTLEAHRTFYCAHRPRLEEDTANEEDEEKSNKFEVRKAYACPHCSYSADKKVSLNRHMRMHAASPAPPTIPTAPTTATTPGSGAANASNGSLNEEAERYCRNCDIRFSSLKTYRAHKTHYCSTRHVVKDTPPAATVASSSVKASPPTSASPGESPPPQPCLALPTNPILIVPYSLFRGASVLAAPTLPAPDTACFLLPNGHLQPMTRGLATTAQNTVVEPSPVLRAANKPTTPASVVASSTSPSGSAPLDLSVRKSPAHQDEKENRVSPAPSSLPPPPGSPRSRGSGSPRARSIGSAPTATGTVAPPPPTELALRLAELPPPPVPGVLVKQGVSRCKECNIVFCRHENFVAHKKHYCQARETTVSNSPPPPGTPSPPLVQLICAACGIKFASMDNLVAHQAFYCPKRPEPQEHHSRCSKCKTIIEPGGTHTCSSGPTGGWRCPVCGAVSPTAGAAQRHMDAHQGVKAFRCTICRYKGNTLRGMRTHIKMHFEKRGTDLQEENYITCVLDDETVLPTPEPAPATTPEEIPGDVQVNGKTEVRKSPQPPPPPPPPPPTVTNKVKQEREDTPPPEESLDPNKSGPRYCRSCDISFNYLSTFIAHKKFYCSSHAGEASNNNNNNNNNNSSSHATTPPSNRTEASVL from the exons GGGAGGATGAGGAATGGAGCGACTCGGAGAAGACACCATCGGTGAGCAGCGGAGTGGAAGGCGGTGGATCGGCGGTTTCCAGCCCGATCGCGCCGGTCGTCGAGGAGGAATCGAGTTTACCGCCACCACCGAGACTGAATCCCCCTTCTTCGTCCGTTGCGATCGCGAATTCGGCCGTTGAGGATATCAGATTGAGGCTCAGCGTGCTCCCCGAAGACGCTCGGAAACGACTGGCTAGTCTTACCGAAGATATCGAg GTTGCAAGAAGCTTAAGAGATCGACATGTCACCCCGAGATCCAATCGGACGCGAGAATCGAGTCCGAAAGACACGGACGAAGAGTCCAATCTGGTCATGGTCAAAGAAGAGGATTGTCAGCCGAGATCGTCGTCCTCTTCGTCGTCCTCGACAAGAAGACGGGAATCCATGTGCAGGCGAGACTCGGAGGACTCGTCGAGACGATCGAATACGGACGATCCACCGACCGAGAAAAAGTTGAAACTCGACGATGAAGCTGCACCAAGACTGAGACTCAATCCTAGTCTGGCGACGGATCCTGCTCTTCGGCCCGCCGCCGTAGTCGCGCTCACCGTCAAACCGGAAAATACCTCGCCACCGAATCCTGTGCCACCCCTTCCGGCTGGACTTCAAAAtg GTCGTTTGTTCGTACTTCCAACCGATGGCAAGGAGACGATCACTGTGGAGCCAGCCAGGCCAGCACCTCTCTTCTGTCCTCCATGCGGCATCCGTTTTAGCTCAGCGAGCACCCTCGAAGCGCATCGCACTTTCTACTGCGCTCATCGTCCCCGGCTCGAGGAAGACACCGCCAACGAAGAGGACGAGGAAAAGTCCAACAAATTCGAAGTGAGAAAAGCGTATGCCTGCCCTCACTGCTCGTACAGCGCGGACAAGAAGGTCTCGTTAAACAGACACATGAGAATGCATGCTGCATCTCCTGCACCACCCACGATACCAACCGCTCCGACCACAGCTACTACTCCAGGAAGTGGCGCGGCAAATGCCTCGAATGGCTCCTTGAACGAAGAGGCGGAGAGATATTGCAGAAACTGCGATATTCGATTCAGCTCCCTGAAGACTTATAGAGCGCACAAGACGCATTATTGTAGTACCAGGCACGTGGTCAAAGATACGCCACCAGCAGCTACGGTAGCTTCCTCGTCGGTGAAAGCTTCGCCACCGACGAGCGCGAGTCCCGGTGAATCGCCGCCTCCGCAACCTTGTCTGGCGCTACCTACAAATCCTATTTTGATTGTACCGTACTCTTTGTTCCGAGGTGCTAGTGTCCTGGCAGCACCCACTTTGCCCGCGCCTGATACTGCGTGCTTTCTTCTTCCGAATG GTCATCTTCAACCGATGACAAGAGGTCTGGCTACCACAGCGCAGAACACCGTGGTCGAACCTTCACCGGTTCTCCGAGCAGCGAACAAACCAACGACACCAGCGTCCGTCGTGGCATCGTCGACGTCGCCATCAGGTTCAGCGCCACTCGATTTGAGCGTTAGAAAGTCACCAGCTCATCAAGATGAAAAAGAGAACAGGGTATCGCCGGCACCCTCTTCTCTACCTCCACCACCTGGTAGTCCTAGGTCAAGAGGAAGCGGAAGTCCTAGAGCAAGGTCCATTGGTTCTGCTCCTACGGCTACTGGAACCGTTGCACCTCCTCCGCCGACGGAACTCGCTCTCAGACTGGCTGAACTTCCACCACCCCCTGTTCCTGGGGTTCTTGTGAAGCAAGGTGTCTCGAG ATGCAAAGAATGTAATATCGTGTTCTGTCGGCATGAGAACTTCGTCGCACATAAAAAGCATTATTGTCAGGCAAGAGAGACAACGGTCAGCAATAGTCCTCCACCACCTGGAACACCCTCGCCTCCTTTGGTGCAATTAATCTGTGCCGCGTGTGGTATCAAGTTCGCATCTATGGATAATCTGGTAGCTCATCAAGCGTTTTACTGTCCCAAAAGGCCAGAACCTCAGGAACATCATTCGCGATGCTCCAAGTGCAAA ACTATAATTGAACCTGGAGGCACCCATACCTGTAGCAGCGGACCGACTGGAGGTTGGAGATGTCCCGTTTGTGGTGCGGTTAGTCCAACAGCCGGAGCAGCTCAGCGTCACATGGATGCTCATCAGGGTGTCAAGGCTTTCAGGTGTACGATCTGTCGTTACAAAGGAAATACGTTACGGGGAATGAGAACGCACATCAAAATGCATTTTGAGAAACGTGGAACCGATCTACAG GAAGAAAATTACATAACGTGCGTACTCGACGACGAAACGGTTCTGCCGACTCCAGAACCGGCTCCAGCTACGACTCCTGAAGAAATCCCTGGCGATGTGCAAGTAAATGGGAAAACCGAAGTTCGGAAGAGTCCTCAGCCACctccaccgccaccaccgccaccaccgacgGTAACCAACAAGGTGAAGCAAGAACGCGAGGACACTCCACCTCCCGAAGAAAGTTTGGATCCCAACAAAAGCGGTCCGCGTTACTGCAGGTCGTGCGACATCAGCTTCAATTACTTGAGCACGTTCATTGCTCACAAGAAGTTCTACTGCTCGAGTCATGCCGGCGAGGcgagcaacaacaacaataataataataataataattcgagCAGTCATGCGACGACGCCTCCCAGCAACAGGACCGAGGCGTCGGTACTTTAA
- the ush gene encoding zinc finger protein ush isoform X4, translating to MSRRKQSNPKPLKREDEEWSDSEKTPSVSSGVEGGGSAVSSPIAPVVEEESSLPPPPRLNPPSSSVAIANSAVEDIRLRLSVLPEDARKRLASLTEDIEVARSLRDRHVTPRSNRTRESSPKDTDEESNLVMVKEEDCQPRSSSSSSSSTRRRESMCRRDSEDSSRRSNTDDPPTEKKLKLDDEAAPRLRLNPSLATDPALRPAAVVALTVKPENTSPPNPVPPLPAGLQNETNIAAIASGRLFVLPTDGKETITVEPARPAPLFCPPCGIRFSSASTLEAHRTFYCAHRPRLEEDTANEEDEEKSNKFEVRKAYACPHCSYSADKKVSLNRHMRMHAASPAPPTIPTAPTTATTPGSGAANASNGSLNEEAERYCRNCDIRFSSLKTYRAHKTHYCSTRHVVKDTPPAATVASSSVKASPPTSASPGESPPPQPCLALPTNPILIVPYSLFRGASVLAAPTLPAPDTACFLLPNGHLQPMTRGLATTAQNTVVEPSPVLRAANKPTTPASVVASSTSPSGSAPLDLSVRKSPAHQDEKENRVSPAPSSLPPPPGSPRSRGSGSPRARSIGSAPTATGTVAPPPPTELALRLAELPPPPVPGVLVKQGVSRCKECNIVFCRHENFVAHKKHYCQARETTVSNSPPPPGTPSPPLVQLICAACGIKFASMDNLVAHQAFYCPKRPEPQEHHSRCSKCKTIIEPGGTHTCSSGPTGGWRCPVCGAVSPTAGAAQRHMDAHQGVKAFRCTICRYKGNTLRGMRTHIKMHFEKRGTDLQEENYITCVLDDETVLPTPEPAPATTPEEIPGDVQVNGKTEVRKSPQPPPPPPPPPPTVTNKVKQEREDTPPPEESLDPNKSGPRYCRSCDISFNYLSTFIAHKKFYCSSHAGEASNNNNNNNNNNSSSHATTPPSNRTEASVL from the exons GGGAGGATGAGGAATGGAGCGACTCGGAGAAGACACCATCGGTGAGCAGCGGAGTGGAAGGCGGTGGATCGGCGGTTTCCAGCCCGATCGCGCCGGTCGTCGAGGAGGAATCGAGTTTACCGCCACCACCGAGACTGAATCCCCCTTCTTCGTCCGTTGCGATCGCGAATTCGGCCGTTGAGGATATCAGATTGAGGCTCAGCGTGCTCCCCGAAGACGCTCGGAAACGACTGGCTAGTCTTACCGAAGATATCGAg GTTGCAAGAAGCTTAAGAGATCGACATGTCACCCCGAGATCCAATCGGACGCGAGAATCGAGTCCGAAAGACACGGACGAAGAGTCCAATCTGGTCATGGTCAAAGAAGAGGATTGTCAGCCGAGATCGTCGTCCTCTTCGTCGTCCTCGACAAGAAGACGGGAATCCATGTGCAGGCGAGACTCGGAGGACTCGTCGAGACGATCGAATACGGACGATCCACCGACCGAGAAAAAGTTGAAACTCGACGATGAAGCTGCACCAAGACTGAGACTCAATCCTAGTCTGGCGACGGATCCTGCTCTTCGGCCCGCCGCCGTAGTCGCGCTCACCGTCAAACCGGAAAATACCTCGCCACCGAATCCTGTGCCACCCCTTCCGGCTGGACTTCAAAAtg AAACTAACATTGCAGCAATCGCCTCAGGTCGTTTGTTCGTACTTCCAACCGATGGCAAGGAGACGATCACTGTGGAGCCAGCCAGGCCAGCACCTCTCTTCTGTCCTCCATGCGGCATCCGTTTTAGCTCAGCGAGCACCCTCGAAGCGCATCGCACTTTCTACTGCGCTCATCGTCCCCGGCTCGAGGAAGACACCGCCAACGAAGAGGACGAGGAAAAGTCCAACAAATTCGAAGTGAGAAAAGCGTATGCCTGCCCTCACTGCTCGTACAGCGCGGACAAGAAGGTCTCGTTAAACAGACACATGAGAATGCATGCTGCATCTCCTGCACCACCCACGATACCAACCGCTCCGACCACAGCTACTACTCCAGGAAGTGGCGCGGCAAATGCCTCGAATGGCTCCTTGAACGAAGAGGCGGAGAGATATTGCAGAAACTGCGATATTCGATTCAGCTCCCTGAAGACTTATAGAGCGCACAAGACGCATTATTGTAGTACCAGGCACGTGGTCAAAGATACGCCACCAGCAGCTACGGTAGCTTCCTCGTCGGTGAAAGCTTCGCCACCGACGAGCGCGAGTCCCGGTGAATCGCCGCCTCCGCAACCTTGTCTGGCGCTACCTACAAATCCTATTTTGATTGTACCGTACTCTTTGTTCCGAGGTGCTAGTGTCCTGGCAGCACCCACTTTGCCCGCGCCTGATACTGCGTGCTTTCTTCTTCCGAATG GTCATCTTCAACCGATGACAAGAGGTCTGGCTACCACAGCGCAGAACACCGTGGTCGAACCTTCACCGGTTCTCCGAGCAGCGAACAAACCAACGACACCAGCGTCCGTCGTGGCATCGTCGACGTCGCCATCAGGTTCAGCGCCACTCGATTTGAGCGTTAGAAAGTCACCAGCTCATCAAGATGAAAAAGAGAACAGGGTATCGCCGGCACCCTCTTCTCTACCTCCACCACCTGGTAGTCCTAGGTCAAGAGGAAGCGGAAGTCCTAGAGCAAGGTCCATTGGTTCTGCTCCTACGGCTACTGGAACCGTTGCACCTCCTCCGCCGACGGAACTCGCTCTCAGACTGGCTGAACTTCCACCACCCCCTGTTCCTGGGGTTCTTGTGAAGCAAGGTGTCTCGAG ATGCAAAGAATGTAATATCGTGTTCTGTCGGCATGAGAACTTCGTCGCACATAAAAAGCATTATTGTCAGGCAAGAGAGACAACGGTCAGCAATAGTCCTCCACCACCTGGAACACCCTCGCCTCCTTTGGTGCAATTAATCTGTGCCGCGTGTGGTATCAAGTTCGCATCTATGGATAATCTGGTAGCTCATCAAGCGTTTTACTGTCCCAAAAGGCCAGAACCTCAGGAACATCATTCGCGATGCTCCAAGTGCAAA ACTATAATTGAACCTGGAGGCACCCATACCTGTAGCAGCGGACCGACTGGAGGTTGGAGATGTCCCGTTTGTGGTGCGGTTAGTCCAACAGCCGGAGCAGCTCAGCGTCACATGGATGCTCATCAGGGTGTCAAGGCTTTCAGGTGTACGATCTGTCGTTACAAAGGAAATACGTTACGGGGAATGAGAACGCACATCAAAATGCATTTTGAGAAACGTGGAACCGATCTACAG GAAGAAAATTACATAACGTGCGTACTCGACGACGAAACGGTTCTGCCGACTCCAGAACCGGCTCCAGCTACGACTCCTGAAGAAATCCCTGGCGATGTGCAAGTAAATGGGAAAACCGAAGTTCGGAAGAGTCCTCAGCCACctccaccgccaccaccgccaccaccgacgGTAACCAACAAGGTGAAGCAAGAACGCGAGGACACTCCACCTCCCGAAGAAAGTTTGGATCCCAACAAAAGCGGTCCGCGTTACTGCAGGTCGTGCGACATCAGCTTCAATTACTTGAGCACGTTCATTGCTCACAAGAAGTTCTACTGCTCGAGTCATGCCGGCGAGGcgagcaacaacaacaataataataataataataattcgagCAGTCATGCGACGACGCCTCCCAGCAACAGGACCGAGGCGTCGGTACTTTAA
- the ush gene encoding zinc finger protein ush isoform X2, whose translation MSILLWRQRRGSQLRAETTLSLTREDEEWSDSEKTPSVSSGVEGGGSAVSSPIAPVVEEESSLPPPPRLNPPSSSVAIANSAVEDIRLRLSVLPEDARKRLASLTEDIEVARSLRDRHVTPRSNRTRESSPKDTDEESNLVMVKEEDCQPRSSSSSSSSTRRRESMCRRDSEDSSRRSNTDDPPTEKKLKLDDEAAPRLRLNPSLATDPALRPAAVVALTVKPENTSPPNPVPPLPAGLQNAIASGRLFVLPTDGKETITVEPARPAPLFCPPCGIRFSSASTLEAHRTFYCAHRPRLEEDTANEEDEEKSNKFEVRKAYACPHCSYSADKKVSLNRHMRMHAASPAPPTIPTAPTTATTPGSGAANASNGSLNEEAERYCRNCDIRFSSLKTYRAHKTHYCSTRHVVKDTPPAATVASSSVKASPPTSASPGESPPPQPCLALPTNPILIVPYSLFRGASVLAAPTLPAPDTACFLLPNGHLQPMTRGLATTAQNTVVEPSPVLRAANKPTTPASVVASSTSPSGSAPLDLSVRKSPAHQDEKENRVSPAPSSLPPPPGSPRSRGSGSPRARSIGSAPTATGTVAPPPPTELALRLAELPPPPVPGVLVKQGVSRCKECNIVFCRHENFVAHKKHYCQARETTVSNSPPPPGTPSPPLVQLICAACGIKFASMDNLVAHQAFYCPKRPEPQEHHSRCSKCKTIIEPGGTHTCSSGPTGGWRCPVCGAVSPTAGAAQRHMDAHQGVKAFRCTICRYKGNTLRGMRTHIKMHFEKRGTDLQEENYITCVLDDETVLPTPEPAPATTPEEIPGDVQVNGKTEVRKSPQPPPPPPPPPPTVTNKVKQEREDTPPPEESLDPNKSGPRYCRSCDISFNYLSTFIAHKKFYCSSHAGEASNNNNNNNNNNSSSHATTPPSNRTEASVL comes from the exons GGGAGGATGAGGAATGGAGCGACTCGGAGAAGACACCATCGGTGAGCAGCGGAGTGGAAGGCGGTGGATCGGCGGTTTCCAGCCCGATCGCGCCGGTCGTCGAGGAGGAATCGAGTTTACCGCCACCACCGAGACTGAATCCCCCTTCTTCGTCCGTTGCGATCGCGAATTCGGCCGTTGAGGATATCAGATTGAGGCTCAGCGTGCTCCCCGAAGACGCTCGGAAACGACTGGCTAGTCTTACCGAAGATATCGAg GTTGCAAGAAGCTTAAGAGATCGACATGTCACCCCGAGATCCAATCGGACGCGAGAATCGAGTCCGAAAGACACGGACGAAGAGTCCAATCTGGTCATGGTCAAAGAAGAGGATTGTCAGCCGAGATCGTCGTCCTCTTCGTCGTCCTCGACAAGAAGACGGGAATCCATGTGCAGGCGAGACTCGGAGGACTCGTCGAGACGATCGAATACGGACGATCCACCGACCGAGAAAAAGTTGAAACTCGACGATGAAGCTGCACCAAGACTGAGACTCAATCCTAGTCTGGCGACGGATCCTGCTCTTCGGCCCGCCGCCGTAGTCGCGCTCACCGTCAAACCGGAAAATACCTCGCCACCGAATCCTGTGCCACCCCTTCCGGCTGGACTTCAAAAtg CAATCGCCTCAGGTCGTTTGTTCGTACTTCCAACCGATGGCAAGGAGACGATCACTGTGGAGCCAGCCAGGCCAGCACCTCTCTTCTGTCCTCCATGCGGCATCCGTTTTAGCTCAGCGAGCACCCTCGAAGCGCATCGCACTTTCTACTGCGCTCATCGTCCCCGGCTCGAGGAAGACACCGCCAACGAAGAGGACGAGGAAAAGTCCAACAAATTCGAAGTGAGAAAAGCGTATGCCTGCCCTCACTGCTCGTACAGCGCGGACAAGAAGGTCTCGTTAAACAGACACATGAGAATGCATGCTGCATCTCCTGCACCACCCACGATACCAACCGCTCCGACCACAGCTACTACTCCAGGAAGTGGCGCGGCAAATGCCTCGAATGGCTCCTTGAACGAAGAGGCGGAGAGATATTGCAGAAACTGCGATATTCGATTCAGCTCCCTGAAGACTTATAGAGCGCACAAGACGCATTATTGTAGTACCAGGCACGTGGTCAAAGATACGCCACCAGCAGCTACGGTAGCTTCCTCGTCGGTGAAAGCTTCGCCACCGACGAGCGCGAGTCCCGGTGAATCGCCGCCTCCGCAACCTTGTCTGGCGCTACCTACAAATCCTATTTTGATTGTACCGTACTCTTTGTTCCGAGGTGCTAGTGTCCTGGCAGCACCCACTTTGCCCGCGCCTGATACTGCGTGCTTTCTTCTTCCGAATG GTCATCTTCAACCGATGACAAGAGGTCTGGCTACCACAGCGCAGAACACCGTGGTCGAACCTTCACCGGTTCTCCGAGCAGCGAACAAACCAACGACACCAGCGTCCGTCGTGGCATCGTCGACGTCGCCATCAGGTTCAGCGCCACTCGATTTGAGCGTTAGAAAGTCACCAGCTCATCAAGATGAAAAAGAGAACAGGGTATCGCCGGCACCCTCTTCTCTACCTCCACCACCTGGTAGTCCTAGGTCAAGAGGAAGCGGAAGTCCTAGAGCAAGGTCCATTGGTTCTGCTCCTACGGCTACTGGAACCGTTGCACCTCCTCCGCCGACGGAACTCGCTCTCAGACTGGCTGAACTTCCACCACCCCCTGTTCCTGGGGTTCTTGTGAAGCAAGGTGTCTCGAG ATGCAAAGAATGTAATATCGTGTTCTGTCGGCATGAGAACTTCGTCGCACATAAAAAGCATTATTGTCAGGCAAGAGAGACAACGGTCAGCAATAGTCCTCCACCACCTGGAACACCCTCGCCTCCTTTGGTGCAATTAATCTGTGCCGCGTGTGGTATCAAGTTCGCATCTATGGATAATCTGGTAGCTCATCAAGCGTTTTACTGTCCCAAAAGGCCAGAACCTCAGGAACATCATTCGCGATGCTCCAAGTGCAAA ACTATAATTGAACCTGGAGGCACCCATACCTGTAGCAGCGGACCGACTGGAGGTTGGAGATGTCCCGTTTGTGGTGCGGTTAGTCCAACAGCCGGAGCAGCTCAGCGTCACATGGATGCTCATCAGGGTGTCAAGGCTTTCAGGTGTACGATCTGTCGTTACAAAGGAAATACGTTACGGGGAATGAGAACGCACATCAAAATGCATTTTGAGAAACGTGGAACCGATCTACAG GAAGAAAATTACATAACGTGCGTACTCGACGACGAAACGGTTCTGCCGACTCCAGAACCGGCTCCAGCTACGACTCCTGAAGAAATCCCTGGCGATGTGCAAGTAAATGGGAAAACCGAAGTTCGGAAGAGTCCTCAGCCACctccaccgccaccaccgccaccaccgacgGTAACCAACAAGGTGAAGCAAGAACGCGAGGACACTCCACCTCCCGAAGAAAGTTTGGATCCCAACAAAAGCGGTCCGCGTTACTGCAGGTCGTGCGACATCAGCTTCAATTACTTGAGCACGTTCATTGCTCACAAGAAGTTCTACTGCTCGAGTCATGCCGGCGAGGcgagcaacaacaacaataataataataataataattcgagCAGTCATGCGACGACGCCTCCCAGCAACAGGACCGAGGCGTCGGTACTTTAA
- the ush gene encoding zinc finger protein ush isoform X1, producing MSILLWRQRRGSQLRAETTLSLTREDEEWSDSEKTPSVSSGVEGGGSAVSSPIAPVVEEESSLPPPPRLNPPSSSVAIANSAVEDIRLRLSVLPEDARKRLASLTEDIEVARSLRDRHVTPRSNRTRESSPKDTDEESNLVMVKEEDCQPRSSSSSSSSTRRRESMCRRDSEDSSRRSNTDDPPTEKKLKLDDEAAPRLRLNPSLATDPALRPAAVVALTVKPENTSPPNPVPPLPAGLQNETNIAAIASGRLFVLPTDGKETITVEPARPAPLFCPPCGIRFSSASTLEAHRTFYCAHRPRLEEDTANEEDEEKSNKFEVRKAYACPHCSYSADKKVSLNRHMRMHAASPAPPTIPTAPTTATTPGSGAANASNGSLNEEAERYCRNCDIRFSSLKTYRAHKTHYCSTRHVVKDTPPAATVASSSVKASPPTSASPGESPPPQPCLALPTNPILIVPYSLFRGASVLAAPTLPAPDTACFLLPNGHLQPMTRGLATTAQNTVVEPSPVLRAANKPTTPASVVASSTSPSGSAPLDLSVRKSPAHQDEKENRVSPAPSSLPPPPGSPRSRGSGSPRARSIGSAPTATGTVAPPPPTELALRLAELPPPPVPGVLVKQGVSRCKECNIVFCRHENFVAHKKHYCQARETTVSNSPPPPGTPSPPLVQLICAACGIKFASMDNLVAHQAFYCPKRPEPQEHHSRCSKCKTIIEPGGTHTCSSGPTGGWRCPVCGAVSPTAGAAQRHMDAHQGVKAFRCTICRYKGNTLRGMRTHIKMHFEKRGTDLQEENYITCVLDDETVLPTPEPAPATTPEEIPGDVQVNGKTEVRKSPQPPPPPPPPPPTVTNKVKQEREDTPPPEESLDPNKSGPRYCRSCDISFNYLSTFIAHKKFYCSSHAGEASNNNNNNNNNNSSSHATTPPSNRTEASVL from the exons GGGAGGATGAGGAATGGAGCGACTCGGAGAAGACACCATCGGTGAGCAGCGGAGTGGAAGGCGGTGGATCGGCGGTTTCCAGCCCGATCGCGCCGGTCGTCGAGGAGGAATCGAGTTTACCGCCACCACCGAGACTGAATCCCCCTTCTTCGTCCGTTGCGATCGCGAATTCGGCCGTTGAGGATATCAGATTGAGGCTCAGCGTGCTCCCCGAAGACGCTCGGAAACGACTGGCTAGTCTTACCGAAGATATCGAg GTTGCAAGAAGCTTAAGAGATCGACATGTCACCCCGAGATCCAATCGGACGCGAGAATCGAGTCCGAAAGACACGGACGAAGAGTCCAATCTGGTCATGGTCAAAGAAGAGGATTGTCAGCCGAGATCGTCGTCCTCTTCGTCGTCCTCGACAAGAAGACGGGAATCCATGTGCAGGCGAGACTCGGAGGACTCGTCGAGACGATCGAATACGGACGATCCACCGACCGAGAAAAAGTTGAAACTCGACGATGAAGCTGCACCAAGACTGAGACTCAATCCTAGTCTGGCGACGGATCCTGCTCTTCGGCCCGCCGCCGTAGTCGCGCTCACCGTCAAACCGGAAAATACCTCGCCACCGAATCCTGTGCCACCCCTTCCGGCTGGACTTCAAAAtg AAACTAACATTGCAGCAATCGCCTCAGGTCGTTTGTTCGTACTTCCAACCGATGGCAAGGAGACGATCACTGTGGAGCCAGCCAGGCCAGCACCTCTCTTCTGTCCTCCATGCGGCATCCGTTTTAGCTCAGCGAGCACCCTCGAAGCGCATCGCACTTTCTACTGCGCTCATCGTCCCCGGCTCGAGGAAGACACCGCCAACGAAGAGGACGAGGAAAAGTCCAACAAATTCGAAGTGAGAAAAGCGTATGCCTGCCCTCACTGCTCGTACAGCGCGGACAAGAAGGTCTCGTTAAACAGACACATGAGAATGCATGCTGCATCTCCTGCACCACCCACGATACCAACCGCTCCGACCACAGCTACTACTCCAGGAAGTGGCGCGGCAAATGCCTCGAATGGCTCCTTGAACGAAGAGGCGGAGAGATATTGCAGAAACTGCGATATTCGATTCAGCTCCCTGAAGACTTATAGAGCGCACAAGACGCATTATTGTAGTACCAGGCACGTGGTCAAAGATACGCCACCAGCAGCTACGGTAGCTTCCTCGTCGGTGAAAGCTTCGCCACCGACGAGCGCGAGTCCCGGTGAATCGCCGCCTCCGCAACCTTGTCTGGCGCTACCTACAAATCCTATTTTGATTGTACCGTACTCTTTGTTCCGAGGTGCTAGTGTCCTGGCAGCACCCACTTTGCCCGCGCCTGATACTGCGTGCTTTCTTCTTCCGAATG GTCATCTTCAACCGATGACAAGAGGTCTGGCTACCACAGCGCAGAACACCGTGGTCGAACCTTCACCGGTTCTCCGAGCAGCGAACAAACCAACGACACCAGCGTCCGTCGTGGCATCGTCGACGTCGCCATCAGGTTCAGCGCCACTCGATTTGAGCGTTAGAAAGTCACCAGCTCATCAAGATGAAAAAGAGAACAGGGTATCGCCGGCACCCTCTTCTCTACCTCCACCACCTGGTAGTCCTAGGTCAAGAGGAAGCGGAAGTCCTAGAGCAAGGTCCATTGGTTCTGCTCCTACGGCTACTGGAACCGTTGCACCTCCTCCGCCGACGGAACTCGCTCTCAGACTGGCTGAACTTCCACCACCCCCTGTTCCTGGGGTTCTTGTGAAGCAAGGTGTCTCGAG ATGCAAAGAATGTAATATCGTGTTCTGTCGGCATGAGAACTTCGTCGCACATAAAAAGCATTATTGTCAGGCAAGAGAGACAACGGTCAGCAATAGTCCTCCACCACCTGGAACACCCTCGCCTCCTTTGGTGCAATTAATCTGTGCCGCGTGTGGTATCAAGTTCGCATCTATGGATAATCTGGTAGCTCATCAAGCGTTTTACTGTCCCAAAAGGCCAGAACCTCAGGAACATCATTCGCGATGCTCCAAGTGCAAA ACTATAATTGAACCTGGAGGCACCCATACCTGTAGCAGCGGACCGACTGGAGGTTGGAGATGTCCCGTTTGTGGTGCGGTTAGTCCAACAGCCGGAGCAGCTCAGCGTCACATGGATGCTCATCAGGGTGTCAAGGCTTTCAGGTGTACGATCTGTCGTTACAAAGGAAATACGTTACGGGGAATGAGAACGCACATCAAAATGCATTTTGAGAAACGTGGAACCGATCTACAG GAAGAAAATTACATAACGTGCGTACTCGACGACGAAACGGTTCTGCCGACTCCAGAACCGGCTCCAGCTACGACTCCTGAAGAAATCCCTGGCGATGTGCAAGTAAATGGGAAAACCGAAGTTCGGAAGAGTCCTCAGCCACctccaccgccaccaccgccaccaccgacgGTAACCAACAAGGTGAAGCAAGAACGCGAGGACACTCCACCTCCCGAAGAAAGTTTGGATCCCAACAAAAGCGGTCCGCGTTACTGCAGGTCGTGCGACATCAGCTTCAATTACTTGAGCACGTTCATTGCTCACAAGAAGTTCTACTGCTCGAGTCATGCCGGCGAGGcgagcaacaacaacaataataataataataataattcgagCAGTCATGCGACGACGCCTCCCAGCAACAGGACCGAGGCGTCGGTACTTTAA